CGACATCTTCGTGCGAATTTGGGTTCACTGTGTTTAAACCCAAATTCATGATTTTCTACTATTCGCATGTCTTCTTACACGAATCACACGCTCCCTTAAATCGTTATCCTCTATTTCATGAGGCAATTTATTACCTTTCCCTAAATTACATTCCTTACAGGATAAGGCAAGATTCTGTAATCTATTAGCACCTCCTCTGCTTTTAGGAATTATGTGATCTATTTCTAAAGGAACTTCTTCTAATCCGCAATAAGCACACTTCCTGCCATCACTAACAACAAGCCTCATTCTGTTAAAATTGCGTTTTCTAAATTTAACATTTTTTATCCGTCTATTATTTTTTCCTTCAAAAAATTTCTTGTATGGCCTCGGCATAAGATACCTCCTTTTCGTTTCTACCCGGTCAATTTTCACTGCAAGGCAACATGCGTCTTCAGCGTTGATCCGCTACATGCTGCCGTCTTCAATCACCTGAGCAATTACCGCAAAAACTATCTCGACATCCGATTCCTCAAGGCACGAATAAGCCACACGCAGTTCGGTTTCACCGAGTGAGATCGTGCCGATGCCGTGTTCCTCAAGGAGCCGCTGTCGAACTGTTTCGGCGTTCCCGGATTTGAGGTTCAGACACGTGAAATAACCTGCATGGCTCGGATAAACCTCCCAAAGTTCCGCATACTTCGGATCAGACGCTACCGCTTTCACCTTCAATGCGCGTGCTTCGAGAATTTCATAGTTTCGCTGTTTTTGCTTGGCATAATCTGGTGCCTTCATCGCTTCGAGGATAAGCGTTTGAGAGACCTGTGATGCCCCGGAGGTATTTGCTCGAATGAGCCCACTGAATTTTTGTTCAAGCGGTTGCATCGCTACCTCCCCGAGTCCAAAACTGATAAAAGCCACGCGTAGCCCCCACGCATATTCCTCCTTCGTCGCACCATCTATTTTCACGGGTACTACATTCGGATGGCATCCCACCAACAACCCAAACAACGAT
This region of Candidatus Poribacteria bacterium genomic DNA includes:
- a CDS encoding HNH endonuclease; this translates as MPRPYKKFFEGKNNRRIKNVKFRKRNFNRMRLVVSDGRKCAYCGLEEVPLEIDHIIPKSRGGANRLQNLALSCKECNLGKGNKLPHEIEDNDLRERVIRVRRHANSRKS